The sequence ATGCCGTAGAGGCGAGAGGCCGCAAGCGCATTGGAGAGATCGCCACGCGCCTGTTCGCGGGTCGGGGCGTGCACCATCACCTTGGCAAGCATCGGATCGAACCAGGCGGGGACCTCGAAACCGGCCTCGATGGAGTGATCCACCCGCAGCTGGCTGCCCCCGGTGAGGGCGGCGGTCACTGCGTCGTTGGCGAACTCCACCTCGGTGAGCAGGCCGCTTGAGGGGCGGAAGTCGTGCTGCGGATTCTCGGCATAGACGCGTGCCTGCATGGCGTGGCCACGCGATGTGAGCGGTGCGACCAGCTCGCGCAGACTGCCCAGTTCGCCGGCGCCCAGCTTGAGCATCCAGGCGACGATGTCCACGTCCCATACAAGCTCCGTGACGCCGTGCTCGACCTGCAGGCGGGTATTGACCTCGAGGAAGTAGAAGGCCTGACGCTCGGCGTCATAGATGAATTCGACGGTACCGGCGCTGCGGTAATTGACGGCTTCGCCCAGGCGGATGGCGGTGGCGATCATGTCTTGGCGAACGCGCTCTGGCAGGTCGGGGGCCGGGCATTCCTCGATGACCTTCTGGTGGCGGCGCTGACTGGAGCAGTCGCGCTCGCCCAGCGCGATCACCGTGCCTTCACCATCACCGAACAGCTGCACCTCCAGATGGCGGGCGCGGGCGATGTACGCCTCGAGGAAGACGCCGCCATCCCCGAAGTTGCGCTCGCCCAGCCCCTTGACCGAATCGAAGGCGCGGCTGAGGGAGGCTTCTTTGTCACAGACCTGCATGCCGATGCCGCCGCCGCCGGCGGTGGACTTGAGCATCACCGGATAGCCGATACGTTCGGCCTCGCTCAGTGCGCTCTCCACGTCGTCGAGCAGGCCGGTGCCGGGCACCAGCGGCACACCGGCATTCTCGGCGATGGTGCGCGCCTCGTGCTTGAGGCCGAAGGCGTGGATCTGCTCGACGGTCGGGCCGAGGAAGACCAGGCCGGCGGCATCACAGGCCTGGATGAAGCGGGTGTTCTCGGACAGGAATCCGTAGCCCGGATGGACGGCCTGGGCGCCACTCTCACGAGCGACAGCGATCAGCTTGTCGATGTCGAGATAGGTCTCGGCGGCGGCACCTTCGCCGAGGCTGTAGGCTTCATCGGCCTCGCGCACGAAGGGGGATTCACGGTCGGCTTCTGCGTAGACGGCGACGCTCTGGACACCGAGGGCACGCAGTGTGCGCTGGATTCGGGTGGCGATGGCGCCACGGTTGGCAATCAGGACCTTGTGGAACATGACGGAGTCATCCTTCCGGCGGCGGGTCGTCCCGCCTTCAAACTGTAAGCTGCCGGTCGTCCGGTAGCCGGGCGGAGCCTTGAGGGCTGACGAGTGATGCAGAAGAGATGACATCGTCAGGTGTGGCTCGGCCGTGTCTTGTCGTATTCGAATGCTTCGGTGCAGCTTTACGGCTCAGCTCGGCGGCTCAATCCAGCGGCGAGTCGCTGATGCGGATGGCAACCGGTGTCGGGTCGTAGCCATTGCAAGGGTTGTTGAGCTGCGGGCAGTTGGAGAGCAGCACGTAGACGTCACGCTCGGCGACCATCTCGACGTACTTGCCCGGGGCGGACAGGCCATCCTCGAAGCTCAGGCCGCCATCGGCGGTGACCGGTACGTTCATGAAGAAGTTGATGTTGTGGCCGATGTCGCGCTTGGTCAGGTCGTACTTCGGGTAGCGGGCGATGGCCAGCATCCAGTTGTCACGGCAGGAGTGCATATGGCGCTTCTCCAGGTCGTAACGCACGGTGTTGGACTCGCTGGAACAGGCGCCACCCAGGGTGTCGTGACGGCCACAGGTATCGCCGGT comes from bacterium Scap17 and encodes:
- a CDS encoding DUF1989 domain-containing protein, whose amino-acid sequence is MCTSTLEHPQAHTSTTTDGTPLSYADPAEQPRELERTVEAGDHFIGLVRAGQHLRITDLHGNQAADTLFFSADDTAERYSAMDTVREQGKVYLTTGTVLYSTRGRALLTITGDTCGRHDTLGGACSSESNTVRYDLEKRHMHSCRDNWMLAIARYPKYDLTKRDIGHNINFFMNVPVTADGGLSFEDGLSAPGKYVEMVAERDVYVLLSNCPQLNNPCNGYDPTPVAIRISDSPLD